One Setaria italica strain Yugu1 chromosome II, Setaria_italica_v2.0, whole genome shotgun sequence DNA segment encodes these proteins:
- the LOC101777916 gene encoding auxin-responsive protein IAA24: protein MEIDADNLSATELRLGLPGTSSGDDRPKKASPSVGAKRALDDTRSEDSGTSPAATGDDHDAAAPAKAQVVGWPPVRAYRKNTFQAAAVKKAEQQQQGGGLYVKVSMDGAPYLRKVDLRMYKGYRELREALDALFTKSFAAAEGGGDHQHALAYEDKDGDLMLVGDVPWDMFISSCKKLRIMKGSEAR, encoded by the exons ATGGAGATCGACGCCGACAACCTCAGCGCCACCGAGCTCCGCCTCGGCCTTCCCGGAACCAGCAGCGGCGACGACAGGCCGAAGAAGGCATCACCCTCCGTCGGCGCTAAGCGCGCGCTCGACGACACCAGGAGCGAGGACTCCGGCACCAGCCCGGCCGCCACCGGCGACGACCACGACGCCGCCGCACCTGCCAA AGCGCAAGTGGTGGGGTGGCCGCCGGTGAGGGCGTACAGGAAGAACACCTTCCAGGCCGCGGCGGTGAAGAaggccgagcagcagcagcagggaggGGGCCTGTATGTGAAAGTGAGCATGGACGGGGCGCCGTACCTCAGGAAGGTGGACCTCCGGATGTACAAGGGGTATAGGGAGCTTAGGGAGGCGCTGGACGCCCTCTTCACCAAGtccttcgccgccgcggagggcggcggcgaccaccaGCACGCCCTCGCCTACGAGGACAAGGACGGCGACCTCATGCTCGTCGGAGACGTGCCCTGGGA CATGTTCATCTCTTCGTGCAAGAAGCTCAGGATAATGAAGGGTTCTGAGGCCAGGTGA